The Punica granatum isolate Tunisia-2019 chromosome 4, ASM765513v2, whole genome shotgun sequence genome has a window encoding:
- the LOC116203552 gene encoding protein DMR6-LIKE OXYGENASE 2-like isoform X1 produces the protein MLSVKTLAESPNLTCIPPAYSFLSSSQAISSPDDRGGGEQPIPIIDFSLLTLSTPDQRSKIIQELDYACREWGFFMVINHGVDEGLMNSMLEGCREFFDLTDEEKRVNEGKHVLDPIRYGTSFNASVDEVSLWRDYLKVIVHQEFHCPNKPADFSNVLQEYTKAVRDVVRGLLEGISENLGLESCYINRALDLESSLQILIANLYPPCPQPELAMGLPSHSDHGLLTMLIENGISGLQIQHKGKWVNVNAAPGAFLVNTGDHVEILSNGKYRSVLHRAVVNNKSTRISIALANGPSPEAIVSPAEELLGNGSSRAAYIGMKYKDYVELQQSNKLSGKSCLDRVKIWPKMPGDY, from the exons ATGTTGAGCGTCAAAACCTTAGCAGAGAGCCCCAACCTCACCTGCATACCGCCGGCCTATTCCTTCCTTTCCTCCTCACAGGCAATATCCAGCCCAGATGACAGAGGAGGAGGTGAACAGCCAATTCCCATCATTGATTTCTCCCTCTTGACCTTGAGTACTCCTGATCAACGGTCCAAAATCATACAGGAGCTAGATTACGCTTGCCGAGAGTGGGGCTTCTTCATG GTGATCAATCATGGTGTTGATGAGGGCCTGATGAACAGTATGCTGGAGGGGTGTAGAGAATTTTTCGATCTGACAGATGAGGAGAAGAGGGTTAACGAAGGGAAGCATGTGTTGGACCCTATCAGGTACGGGACCAGCTTCAATGCTTCTGTGGATGAAGTCTCCCTCTGGAGGGATTATCTCAAGGTCATTGTTCACCAGGAGTTCCACTGCCCAAACAAGCCTGCAGATTTCAG CAACGTGCTACAAGAGTACACTAAGGCAGTTCGAGATGTGGTGAGGGGATTACTAGAAGGAATCTCCGAAAATTTGGGACTGGAATCTTGCTATATAAACAGGGCTTTGGATCTTGAATCGAGTCTGCAGATCCTCATTGCGAACCTATACCCGCCTTGCCCACAGCCCGAGCTGGCAATGGGGCTGCCCTCTCATTCGGACCATGGCTTATTAACTATGCTCATAGAGAACGGGATCAGCGGGCTTCAAATTCAACATAAGGGCAAGTGGGTCAACGTGAATGCAGCCCCAGGAGCATTCTTGGTTAACACAGGCGATCATGTGGAG ATTCTGAGCAATGGGAAGTACAGGAGCGTACTCCACCGAGCAGTAGTGAACAACAAAAGTACGAGAATATCCATTGCTTTGGCGAATGGACCATCACCTGAAGCGATTGTTAGCCCTGCAGAGGAGCTGCTAGGAAATGGAAGCTCTCGCGCAGCCTATATCGGGATGAAGTACAAGGACTATGTTGAGCTTCAGCAGAGCAACAAGCTCAGTGGGAAATCCTGCCTTGACCGCGTAAAGATTTGGCCTAAAATGCCAGGAGATTACTAA
- the LOC116203553 gene encoding protein DMR6-LIKE OXYGENASE 2-like, whose amino-acid sequence MAALKVSSVKTLADQPNLNHIPPAYVFRTSSTNDQGPEDGEASEEPIPVVDFSLLTSGTPDQRSRVVQDLGYACQEWGFFMVINHGVDEGLTKRILQGCGEFFDLTEEEKSEYEGRHVLDPIRCGTSFNASVEEIFFWRDYLKVMVHPEFHSPNKPARFSEVLEEYTKAVRGVVRRLLGGISESLGLESCHLDRILDLESSLQILTANLYPPCPQPELAMGMPPHSDHGLLTMLIQNGIGGLQIHHKGRWVKVNAVPGAFLVNTGDHMEILSNGKYGSVLHRAVVNDKTTRMSISVSNGPSPETIVSPVQELLENGSCPAAYIGMKYKDYLELQQSNKLDGNSCLNRVRI is encoded by the exons ATGGCGGCGCTCAAGGTATCGAGCGTCAAAACCTTGGCAGATCAACCCAACCTCAACCACATACCCCCAGCTTATGTCTTTCGGACCTCCTCAACCAATGATCAGGGCCCAGAAGACGGAGAAGCGAGTGAAGAACCAATCCCCGTTGTTGATTTCTCCCTCCTGACCTCCGGTACTCCCGATCAACGGTCCAGAGTAGTCCAGGACCTCGGATATGCTTGCCAGGAGTGGGGGTTCTTCATG GTGATCAATCACGGGGTTGATGAGGGCCTGACGAAGAGGATTCTACAGGGTTGTGGAGAATTCTTTGATCTTacagaggaggagaagagcGAATATGAAGGTAGGCACGTGTTGGACCCTATCAGGTGCGGGACCAGCTTCAATGCTTCCGTGGAGGAAATCTTCTTCTGGAGAGATTATCTAAAGGTCATGGTTCACCCAGAGTTCCACTCTCCGAACAAGCCTGCTAGGTTCAG CGAAGTGCTGGAAGAGTACACTAAAGCAGTCCGTGGAGTAGTGAGGCGTCTACTAGGAGGAATCTCTGAGAGCTTGGGACTGGAATCTTGTCATTTAGACAGGATTTTGGATCTTGAATCGAGCCTACAGATTCTCACAGCGAACCTATACCCACCTTGCCCACAGCCTGAGCTTGCAATGGGGATGCCCCCTCATTCGGATCATGGCCTATTAACTATGCTCATTCAAAATGGGATTGGTGGGCTTCAAATTCATCACAAAGGCAGGTGGGTAAAAGTGAATGCAGTACCCGGCGCGTTCTTGGTTAACACAGGCGATCACATGGAG ATTCTGAGCAATGGGAAGTACGGGAGCGTCCTCCACCGAGCAGTTGTGAATGACAAAACTACGAGGATGTCTATCTCTGTATCAAATGGACCGTCACCAGAAACAATTGTTAGCCCTGTCCAGGAGCTACTAGAAAATGGAAGCTGTCCTGCAGCCTATATTGGGATGAAGTACAAGGATTATCTCGAGCTTCAACAGAGCAACAAGCTCGATGGGAATTCATGCCTCAATcgtgtaaggatttga
- the LOC116203552 gene encoding protein DMR6-LIKE OXYGENASE 2-like isoform X2 yields the protein MVQNSPALRFACKEWGFFMVINHGVDEGLMNSMLEGCREFFDLTDEEKRVNEGKHVLDPIRYGTSFNASVDEVSLWRDYLKVIVHQEFHCPNKPADFSNVLQEYTKAVRDVVRGLLEGISENLGLESCYINRALDLESSLQILIANLYPPCPQPELAMGLPSHSDHGLLTMLIENGISGLQIQHKGKWVNVNAAPGAFLVNTGDHVEILSNGKYRSVLHRAVVNNKSTRISIALANGPSPEAIVSPAEELLGNGSSRAAYIGMKYKDYVELQQSNKLSGKSCLDRVKIWPKMPGDY from the exons ATGGTCCAGAATAGTCCGGCCCTCAGATTCGCTTGCAAGGAGTGGGGCTTCTTCATG GTGATCAATCATGGTGTTGATGAGGGCCTGATGAACAGTATGCTGGAGGGGTGTAGAGAATTTTTCGATCTGACAGATGAGGAGAAGAGGGTTAACGAAGGGAAGCATGTGTTGGACCCTATCAGGTACGGGACCAGCTTCAATGCTTCTGTGGATGAAGTCTCCCTCTGGAGGGATTATCTCAAGGTCATTGTTCACCAGGAGTTCCACTGCCCAAACAAGCCTGCAGATTTCAG CAACGTGCTACAAGAGTACACTAAGGCAGTTCGAGATGTGGTGAGGGGATTACTAGAAGGAATCTCCGAAAATTTGGGACTGGAATCTTGCTATATAAACAGGGCTTTGGATCTTGAATCGAGTCTGCAGATCCTCATTGCGAACCTATACCCGCCTTGCCCACAGCCCGAGCTGGCAATGGGGCTGCCCTCTCATTCGGACCATGGCTTATTAACTATGCTCATAGAGAACGGGATCAGCGGGCTTCAAATTCAACATAAGGGCAAGTGGGTCAACGTGAATGCAGCCCCAGGAGCATTCTTGGTTAACACAGGCGATCATGTGGAG ATTCTGAGCAATGGGAAGTACAGGAGCGTACTCCACCGAGCAGTAGTGAACAACAAAAGTACGAGAATATCCATTGCTTTGGCGAATGGACCATCACCTGAAGCGATTGTTAGCCCTGCAGAGGAGCTGCTAGGAAATGGAAGCTCTCGCGCAGCCTATATCGGGATGAAGTACAAGGACTATGTTGAGCTTCAGCAGAGCAACAAGCTCAGTGGGAAATCCTGCCTTGACCGCGTAAAGATTTGGCCTAAAATGCCAGGAGATTACTAA